A DNA window from Macadamia integrifolia cultivar HAES 741 unplaced genomic scaffold, SCU_Mint_v3 scaffold2031, whole genome shotgun sequence contains the following coding sequences:
- the LOC122065475 gene encoding glycine-rich cell wall structural protein 1-like: MGVSAKQEWVSLLLFWLSIAFSLLVVSHSDGETDQKPFMSDYCLLRGWRVCGRGLSGGGGDFGGGGGGGRGSGGGGSGHGDGFGAGVGVGGSGSSGGGGGGGEEGGDSGGAGGGGGGGGGEGAGEGGSGHGEGFGAGAGAGVGGGAGNIGGGGGYGGGGGGGYGAGQGFGHGSGYGAGGGEGGGAGGVNGAGNGIGGGFGIGMGFGIGMGGGFGVGFRNGGGLGAASAAAALGGGGKP, from the exons ATGGGGGTCTCTGCAAAACAAGAATGGGTGTCTCTCTTGTTGTTCTGGCTCAGCATTGCTTTCAGCTTGTTAGTCGTTAGTCATTCGGACGGTGAGACTGATCAGAAGCCCTTCATGAGTGATTATTGTCTACTCAGGGGATGGCGGGTATGCGGACGAGGCctaagtggtggtggtggtgactttggaggtggaggaggtggCGGTCGTGGTAGTGGAGGTGGAGGTTCTGGGCATGGAGATGGTTTTGGAGCTGGAGTTGGTGTAGGAGGTAGCGGTTCCAgcggaggaggtggtggtggtggtgaagaAGGTGGTGACAGTGGGGGtgcaggaggaggaggaggtggtggtggtggtgaaggTGCAGGAGAAGGTGGTTCTGGCCACGGGGAAGGATTTGGAGCTGGAGCTGGTGCTGGTGTTGGGGGTGGAGCTGGAAACAtaggaggtggtggaggttaTGGTGGCGGCGGTGGTGGAGGTTACGGTGCAGGTCAAGGGTTTGGTCACGGTAGTGGGTACGGTGCCGGTGGTGGTGAAG GTGGAGGAGCTGGTGGCGTTAATGGAGCTGGCAATGGAATTGGTGGAGGCTTTGGTATTGGAATGGGGTTCGGTATAGGGATGGGTGGTGGTTTTGGTGTTGGATTTCGCAATGGCGGTGGCCTCGGTGCTGCTTCTGCAGCTGCTGCTCTTGGTGGTGGTGGAAAACCTTGA